From the genome of Campylobacter lari:
TTTAGATACAGATGTTTTAATCAAAGAAAAATTTAATCTTGAAATTAGTGAATTTTTTAAAACATATGGAGAAAAAAAATTTCGCAAAGAAGAAAAAAAACTTGTTTCGTTTTTAACTTATGTGCAAAATTGTTCTATTGCAAGCGGTGGTGGCTTCATAGAACAAAAAAAAATAAAAAATATTGGTACTATCGTTTACTTAAAAGCAAGTTTTGATTATCTCTTGCAAAGACTAAATAAAGAAGAATTGGCCACAAGACCCTTATTTTCAAACACAAACAATGCTAAAATACTATTTGATCAAAGAATCAAAAAATATGAAAAAAAAGCAAATATCATTATAAATATTGAAAACAAAAATATCCAAGAAATAATTAAAGAAATCAAAAAAGAGGTAAAATGAGAATTATTACAGGATTACAGCCAAGTGGGGATTTACATATAGGAAATTATTTTGGCTCTATAAAACAAATGCTAAATATGCAAGAAGAAAATCAAATGTATATGTTTATAGCAAACTATCATGCTATGACTTCAAATTTTAATGGAGAAAAACTTAAACAAAATTCACTCAAAGCTGCGGCAGCTTTTTTAAGTTTAGGAATTGATCCACAAAAAAGCGTATTTTGGTTACAAAGTGATGTAAAAGAAGTAATGGAGCTTTATTGGATTCTTTCTCAATTTACCCCAATGGGACTTTTAGAAAGAGCACATAGCTATAAAGATAAAATTGCCAAAGGTTTAAATGCCAACCATGGGCTTTTTTCTTACCCTGTTTTAATGGCTGCAGATATTTTACTTTTTAATGCTCAAGTAGTTCCTGTAGGTAAAGATCAAATTCAACATGTTGAAATAGCAAGAGATATAGCCTTAAAAGTAAATAACGAATGGGGTGAAATTTTTACCCTACCTCAAGCTAAAGTTAATGATGAAGTTGCAGTAGTACCTGGTACTGATGGAGCCAAAATGAGCAAGTCTTATCAAAACACAATCGATATTTTTAATACACCAAAAGCTATTAAAAAACAAATTTCTTCCATTGTTACAGATAGTACAGCTTTAGAAGATCCAAAAGATTGGCAAAATTGTAATGTATTTAAAATCGCAAAATTGTTTTTAGACAAAACAAAACAAGAAACTTTAAAAAGCCGTTATGAAAAAGGTGGTGAAGGCTATGGGCATTTTAAAATATATTTAAATGAAATCATTAGTGAGTATTTTGCCTCGGCTAAGGAAGAATATGAAAAATTACTAGCTAATCCTTCTAAAATCGATGAGATTTTAGAATTTGGAGCAAGCAAAGCAAAAAAACAAGCCCGAGAAACAATGGAAAAAATTTATGCTAAAATAGGACTATAAAAGGAGTTAGAATGTTAGATTTAAAACTTTTGCAAAATAATTTTGATGAAATTGCGCAAAAACTAAAAGCTAAAAAAGTAGATGAAAATTTACTCAAAGAACTTAGCGACTTATTTATAAATTTAAAAAAAGAAAAAGCACTTTTGGAAGAATTTCAAGCTTTTCAAAATAAATTTAGTAAAGAGCTTGCAACAACACAAGATAAAGAAAGCTTAAAAGTACAACTAAGCCAAAATAAAGAAAAAATCAATACTCAGTCAAAAATCGTTAGCACGCTAGAAGAAAAACTAGAACAAATTGCCCTAGCAATACCAAATATCCCTGATGATTGCGTGCCTTTTGGAGAAGATGAAGATGAAAATGTAGAATTAAAAAAAGTTCTAACACCTCCTAGTTTTGATTTTGAAATCAAAGAACATCATGATTTGGGAGAAAAATTAAACTGGCTTGATTTTACAAGAGGGGTTAAAATCTCACAAAGTCGTTTTTGTGTGCTTAAAAATGAAGGAGCTTTACTAAGTAGAGCCTTGGTAAATTATATGATTGATTTTAATAGAAGTAGAGGTTTTGAGCTAGTCAATGTACCATTTTTAGTAAATAGCGCAACCATGTATGGCACAGGACAGCTTCCTAAATTTAAAGATGATATGTATAAGGTAGAAAATGATGATTTATATCTCATCTCAACTTCTGAAATTCCTGTAACTAATCTTTATTCTAATGAAATTTTAACTCAAGAAGAACTACCCTTAAAAATGACCTGCTATAGTGCTTGTTTTAGACAAGAAGCAGGAAGCGCGGGTAGAGATACAAGAGGTATTATAAGGCAACATCAATTTGAAAAAGTAGAGCTTGTTAGTATATGTAAGCCTGATCAAAGTGAATTGATGTTTGAAGAAATGTTAAATTGCGCCAGTGATTTACTAAGCTCTTTGGGTCTAGCACATAGGCATTTAATGCTTTGCACGGGAGATTTGGGCTTTTCTGCTGCGAAAACAGTAGACTTAGAAGTATGGCTTCCATCGCAAAACAAATACCGTGAAATTAGCTCTGTGTCAAATTGTAAAGATTTTCAAGCAAGACGCGCAAAGATCCGTTTTAAAAACGATAAGGGCAAAAATGAATTAGTTCACACACTTAATGGTTCTTCACTAGCTGTTGGTAGAACCTTGGTAGCTATTATGGAAAATTATCAAGAAAAAGATGGAAATATAAGAATTCCTGATGCATTAAGAAAATACTTTTAAGAGAAAACATGGCCGAAGAAGTAACACTTAAAGAACAAGATAATCAAGAAAAAGCTTTTTCAGAGATTGATGAAAATCCAGGAGTGGAAGAACAAACTATCCCTCCTGGCACAATACCTCCTGAATTAGAGGAAGAAGAAAGTACTTTTCAAAGAGTAGAGGAAGAACCTCAAGCATCACAACCTGAAGAAAAGAAAAAGCTTTTTGATAAAAAATTTCTTATTTTGATTTCAACACTTGGTGCTCTTGCTCTAATTTTATTTATTATTTTAGTTTTACTTCTTGTTTTTAAAGAAGATAAAAAAGTAATCACAAATAATCCAATTTTAGAAGATAATGTTAGTACAAGTATCACAAAGGTGAAACAATCTGCTTTAGATCTTGTAGTACAAAAGGCAAATTTATTATATGAAAAAGGTGATATAGAAAGTGCTTTAGAGCTTTATAATAATATTAATATTTTCAATCAATCTTTATCAAGTTATAATCTTGGTGTAGCTCAAATGAAACAAAAAGATTATATTAGTGCTGTTGAGAATTTCAAACAATCTTTAGAATTAGAAGAACACAAAGTTGCAGCAGCTATTAATATAGCTGTGTGTTATTTTAATCTAGGCGATAAAGAGAAATTTAAATATTATCTTGATTTAGCAAGAGTACATTTACCACAAGATTCTAAATCTTCTTTGTATGATTATTATCTAGGATTAATTAATTACTATCAAGGATTTTATCCAGAGGCTTTACAAATGTTCATGCGTTCAAGTAATATCAACAGCTATCAAGGGGAGTCTTATTACCTTGGGGCAAAAATTTACGCATTATTAAAATCTGATCAAAACGCCATTAATCTTCTGCAAAAGCAACAAGATTATGAAGCAAGCTTACCCTTAGGTTTATTATATGCAAAACTGGGAGAATATAAAAAAGCTAAAGAATATCTTGAAAAAGCATCAAAAATAGAAAATCAAGCCATAAGAAGCAAAATGGCTCTAGCTTTAGTAGAATTAAAAACAGGCCAATTTGACAATGGTGCACAAATTTTAAAAACTTTATATGTAAAAGATAGAGCTATTGGCTCAAAATACTATAACATAAAAACAAGACTAAAAAGAAATTTTTCAAATATTGATATAGCGCAGCAACATTTTGCCAAAAGTTTAATCACAGGAAAACAACAAATTTATGATTTACTTTTTTATTTTTCACCTTATCGCGTTTTTGATATAAAACAAAGCATGGAACTCATCACAAAAGCTGATTTGGGAAATTTCATACAAGGGTATGAGTATGAAAATGAATTGCTTGTTAAAAGCAAAGCTTTATCAGGCGTTAATGTGGAATTATCTCATGCTATCAATCTAGCTTTTAATTTTCATCTAAGAGAAGCAAATCAAGAATTTAAAAATTTAAGTGAAATTTATCATGCTCACGATGTAATTCATTATAATCTTGCTTTAACTTATGCACAACTGCAAGATTATAATAATGCATATAAACATTTTTCAACTGCTTATCATTTAAATCCAAAAAATTATATTGCAGGTATTTTTGCCATATATTGCATGGATTTAGTAAAAAAAGATTATACCAAACTTGCTAATGAACTTTTGGAAAATTTACAAGCAGATAATAATATCGATCAAAATCATAATATCTATAAATATTTACTACATCTAGTTAAAAGTGACTTTACTGCTATGATTCCTTATTTAGACAACCTTTCAAATAGCAAAAATACTCCTTTAGAACTAATGTTTGCTATAGTAGCTGCTAATGGCAATAATCTTGAAATTTTAAGAAATCAAAAAATAAAAGAATTAAAAGATTTGCTCGGTGAGGATATTATTAGCAATATTTTATATTTTAATTCTAAAAACACAAATCTTGATATTAAAGAGTATGCCAAACAAGCACAAATGTATTTTTTAACAACCAAGCTTGATTATAATTCTTTATTTGGTGGAGCTGGTATAGTTAAAGACAGCTATGTGACACTTATGCAAATTACAGGCTTATTAAATCATGTTAGAAATGACATAAAAAAAAGACTTGCTATGAGTAATAAAAATTCCATCGGGCTGATTTTTGCTCTAGCTTATGTTGATATTTTTGCTAAAGAATACCAAGAAGCATATACGCTTTACAATATCTTAATAGATGATTATAAAATCAAAGATGCACAAACTTTATTTTTAGCCGCAGTAGCAGCGATAGGTTCTAATAATCCAAATTCAGCCATAGCTTTACT
Proteins encoded in this window:
- a CDS encoding shikimate kinase, whose protein sequence is MSKKTNLLFVGFMGCGKTTIARAYAKKYDKFFLDTDVLIKEKFNLEISEFFKTYGEKKFRKEEKKLVSFLTYVQNCSIASGGGFIEQKKIKNIGTIVYLKASFDYLLQRLNKEELATRPLFSNTNNAKILFDQRIKKYEKKANIIINIENKNIQEIIKEIKKEVK
- the trpS gene encoding tryptophan--tRNA ligase, producing MRIITGLQPSGDLHIGNYFGSIKQMLNMQEENQMYMFIANYHAMTSNFNGEKLKQNSLKAAAAFLSLGIDPQKSVFWLQSDVKEVMELYWILSQFTPMGLLERAHSYKDKIAKGLNANHGLFSYPVLMAADILLFNAQVVPVGKDQIQHVEIARDIALKVNNEWGEIFTLPQAKVNDEVAVVPGTDGAKMSKSYQNTIDIFNTPKAIKKQISSIVTDSTALEDPKDWQNCNVFKIAKLFLDKTKQETLKSRYEKGGEGYGHFKIYLNEIISEYFASAKEEYEKLLANPSKIDEILEFGASKAKKQARETMEKIYAKIGL
- the serS gene encoding serine--tRNA ligase, with product MLDLKLLQNNFDEIAQKLKAKKVDENLLKELSDLFINLKKEKALLEEFQAFQNKFSKELATTQDKESLKVQLSQNKEKINTQSKIVSTLEEKLEQIALAIPNIPDDCVPFGEDEDENVELKKVLTPPSFDFEIKEHHDLGEKLNWLDFTRGVKISQSRFCVLKNEGALLSRALVNYMIDFNRSRGFELVNVPFLVNSATMYGTGQLPKFKDDMYKVENDDLYLISTSEIPVTNLYSNEILTQEELPLKMTCYSACFRQEAGSAGRDTRGIIRQHQFEKVELVSICKPDQSELMFEEMLNCASDLLSSLGLAHRHLMLCTGDLGFSAAKTVDLEVWLPSQNKYREISSVSNCKDFQARRAKIRFKNDKGKNELVHTLNGSSLAVGRTLVAIMENYQEKDGNIRIPDALRKYF
- a CDS encoding tetratricopeptide repeat protein, which codes for MAEEVTLKEQDNQEKAFSEIDENPGVEEQTIPPGTIPPELEEEESTFQRVEEEPQASQPEEKKKLFDKKFLILISTLGALALILFIILVLLLVFKEDKKVITNNPILEDNVSTSITKVKQSALDLVVQKANLLYEKGDIESALELYNNINIFNQSLSSYNLGVAQMKQKDYISAVENFKQSLELEEHKVAAAINIAVCYFNLGDKEKFKYYLDLARVHLPQDSKSSLYDYYLGLINYYQGFYPEALQMFMRSSNINSYQGESYYLGAKIYALLKSDQNAINLLQKQQDYEASLPLGLLYAKLGEYKKAKEYLEKASKIENQAIRSKMALALVELKTGQFDNGAQILKTLYVKDRAIGSKYYNIKTRLKRNFSNIDIAQQHFAKSLITGKQQIYDLLFYFSPYRVFDIKQSMELITKADLGNFIQGYEYENELLVKSKALSGVNVELSHAINLAFNFHLREANQEFKNLSEIYHAHDVIHYNLALTYAQLQDYNNAYKHFSTAYHLNPKNYIAGIFAIYCMDLVKKDYTKLANELLENLQADNNIDQNHNIYKYLLHLVKSDFTAMIPYLDNLSNSKNTPLELMFAIVAANGNNLEILRNQKIKELKDLLGEDIISNILYFNSKNTNLDIKEYAKQAQMYFLTTKLDYNSLFGGAGIVKDSYVTLMQITGLLNHVRNDIKKRLAMSNKNSIGLIFALAYVDIFAKEYQEAYTLYNILIDDYKIKDAQTLFLAAVAAIGSNNPNSAIALLELAKLENEETLEARLALGLLYHEVQNLEPAMFQYEKVGNNFESKFFTFDIKN